A DNA window from Myxocyprinus asiaticus isolate MX2 ecotype Aquarium Trade chromosome 45, UBuf_Myxa_2, whole genome shotgun sequence contains the following coding sequences:
- the LOC127435385 gene encoding cadherin-related family member 5-like — MLTPWRLFLCQMALNIFYHIAEGSLCLGGQDIFATVRENSPTGEFIANLSINGDPRANSIRLCLTGESADWFYLEGRTIRLNSSLSRTLDREVLGSVLIAALACYEDETIRSRYRIMVEILNENDNMPHFLEDTIQPRYISELMAVNSMVFTVKAKDADGDTITYMTDKSSPDASYFRIDLPNSGIVILDKPLDFETKTQLQVVIYAVEMNTKEKYSTTATVTVNVLDGDDQYPLFLPCSPVYKDGGHTICTNPVYTVNITETDEDTVLYFSPGPIHAEDGDKDIQTPLVYCILSGDDNGRFTIDPETGEITLRQRVENRLLTPSFSLRIMVGQVNDPKKYSVATALVHVISENRFAPYFNKTIYKGFLIENASPATLVTTYRNQVLVVQAIDRDFRDGINPKVHYTLQPMTGTDKLYHITQDGIVIAKTDHLRAFDRHIVEVIAIDEESGETAHASVDIEVLQRGQPVPSSQFGEERLFGDMNAGMAGGIAALVLIVAMTALFILLWLAKRQRERQHPADSGSVPLGKHPNVSLRWFQQVNSGCSIPLIEDASYHNEAYVGYESPSSNGLTGRHGLYTKRDEIPPPPTRACGSRVSDRPLPLQDMLPILVIPEITSINNSSSVLTSGKAAEKSVSFKNEEGQEILPRKEGGHILIRGSQMETIEDPFMPVLRQATFITNAMVIENTAENSEKVSGDHICYPNPSVGSREKYIIQGDANYGDDSDDDGNPYKAMLSVIYSSDDEDTPDDEPNELRAYHKHGQNQFKMDQKEETGLEREDSTKKSFEQLKPNDEPTEQMNLKSDSSTTGMLRFVDDSIEF, encoded by the exons ATGCTGACACCATGGAGATTGTTTCTCTGCCAGATGGCTCTAAACATATTTTATCACATCGCAGAAG GCAGCCTATGCCTTGGTGGTCAGGATATATTTGCCACGGTCAGAGAGAATAGTCCTACAGGAGAGTTCATAGCCAACCTCAGTATCAATGGAGACCCAAGAGCCAACAGCATTCGTCTGTGTCTCACGGGAGAAAGTGCTGATTGGTTCTACCTCGAGGGCCGAACAATCAGACTGAACTCATCACTTTCTAGGACCTTAGATCGAGAG GTCCTTGGATCAGTCCTGATAGCTGCTTTGGCATGTTACGAAGATGAAACAATACGG AGTCGATACAGAATCATGGTGGAGATATTGAATGAAAATGACAACATGCCACACTTTCTTGAAGACACCATTCAGCCACGATACATAAGCGAG TTGATGGCTGTAAATTCGATGGTGTTCACTGTGAAAGCCAAAGATGCTGACGGAGACACGATCACTTATATGACTGATAAATCCTCA CCTGATGCCAGCTACTTCAGAATAGATCTGCCCAACAGTGGGATAGTGATTCTGGACAAACCGCTAGACTTTGAGACCAAAACCCAGCTGCAGGTGGTCATATATGCTGTG gaaatgaacacaaaagaaaagtaCAGTACAACAGCTACAGTCACAGTGAATGTTCTAGATGGTGATGACCAGTATCCACTGTTTCTGCCCTGCTCTCCTGTTTATAAAGATGGTGGTCATACCATCTGCACCAACCCTGTCTACACCGTCAACATCACAGAGACAGATGAG GATACTGTTCTGTACTTTTCACCGGGTCCCATACATGCTGAGGATGGAGACAAAGATATCCAGACTCCTCTGGTCTACTGCATACTGTCTG gTGATGACAATGGGAGATTTACAATCGACCCTGAAACGGGAGAGATCACTCTCCGGCAACGTGTGGAAAACAGACTCCTCACCCCTTCATTCAGTCTGCGCATAATG GTTGGGCAAGTGAACGACCCCAAGAAATATTCTGTGGCAACAGCACTAGTACATGTGATATCTGAAAACCGATTTGCTCCTTACTTCAACAAGACCATATACAAAGGGTTCCTCATCGAGAACGCCAGCCCTGCTACACTGGTCACTACCTACAGGAACCAAGTCCTGGTTGTCCAGGCCATCGACAGAGACTTCAgagat GGAATCAACCCAAAAGTCCACTACACATTGCAACCCATGACGGGCACAGATAAACTGTATCACATCACCCAGGATGGCATTGTGATCGCAAAGACTGACCACCTTAGAGCCTTTGATCGACACATCGTGGAG GTGATTGCAATAGATGAAGAGTCAGGTGAGACTGCCCATGCTTCAGTAGACATAGAAGTTCTACAGAGGGGGCAACCAG TTCCCAGTAGTCAGTTTGGAGAAGAACGGCTGTTTGGAGACATGAATGCgggtatggctggtggcattgctGCTCTTGTTCTGATAGTGGCCATGACAGCACTTTTTATCCTCCTCTGGCTggcaaagagacagagagagagacagcatcCAGCAGACAGCGGCTCTGTACCACTGGGAAAGCACCCTAATGTA AGCTTAAGATGGTTCCAGCAG GTCAATTCAGGATGTTCCATTCCACTCATAGAGGATGCCTCCTACCACAACGAGGCGTACGTCGGCTATGAATCCCCAAGTTCCAATGGTTTGACTGGAAGACATGGACTGTACACTAAAAGAGATgaaatcccccctccaccaaccAGGGCATGTGGCTCTAGAGTGTCTGATAGGCCCTTGCCCCTCCAAGACATGCTACCCATCCTGGTGATTCCAGAAATAACATCAATAAACAACTCATCCTCTGTTTTGACCAGTGGGAAAGCAGCTGAAAAATCAGTCTCTTTTAAGAATGAGGAAGGTCAAGAGATTTTGCCCAGAAAAGAGGGAGGGCATATTTTGATCAGAGGTAGTCAAATGGAGACAATAGAGGATCCTTTCATGCCTGTCTTACGGCAGGCTACTTTCATCACTAATGCAATGGTGATAGAAAATACTGCAGAAAATTCTGAGAAAGTCTCAGGTGATCACATCTGTTATCCAAATCCTTCTGTAGGGTCCAgagaaaaatatataatacaagGTGATGCAAATTATGGAGATGACAGTGATGATGATGGAAATCCATACAAGGCCATGCTCTCTGTCATTTACAGCAGCGATGATGAAGACACACCGGATGACGAGCCTAATGAACTAAGGGCCTATCACAAACATGGACAAAACCAGTTTAAAATGGACCAAAAGGAGGAAACTGGATTGGAAAGAGAGGATTCCACCAAGAAATCATTTGAACAACTGAAACCAAATGATGAGCCCACGGAGCAGATGAATCTCAAATCTGACTCTTCAACTACAGGAATGTTGAGATTTGTGGATGACTCGATTGAattttaa